A section of the Oncorhynchus nerka isolate Pitt River linkage group LG3, Oner_Uvic_2.0, whole genome shotgun sequence genome encodes:
- the LOC115117102 gene encoding exosomal polycystin-1-interacting protein-like, with the protein MSLNRASSCRIPPALLPWLLWTLWVLLVPMTVASTTGPGNSTLLFNSAAHGNSLRKCSCSTHIQDCDEALANLLCSCRTMSHSELTPGGLREQGSLTMWLREPWVLTELLNGSVVPDLRLSYCGPGSLAIPTQYLALFGLRRLRVHSAAQGAPHPEQVLTIASGTEDIDGMGSLASTDPSSILHVSFLDVALLNGLSSLKAYSVSAPPMPTLSQYFPHLPLYPSTTLDQHLYPSTPLDQPPDPQQDCLFTFIY; encoded by the coding sequence ATGTCTCTAAACAGGGCCTCCTCTTGTCGCATCCCTCCTGCCCTGTTGCCGTGGCTACTGTGGACTCTGTGGGTTCTACTCGTCCCCATGACCGTCGCCTCGACCACGGGCCCCGGCAACAGCACCCTGCTCTTCAACAGTGCTGCCCACGGCAACAGCCTGCGGAAATGCAGCTGCTCCACCCACATCCAGGACTGTGACGAGGCGTTGGCAAACCTGCTGTGCAGCTGCCGCACCATGTCGCACTCAGAGCTGACCCCTGGGGGCCTGAGAGAGCAGGGTAGCTTGACCATGTGGCTCAGAGAGCCTTGGGTCCTCACAGAGCTACTGaatgggagtgtggtgccagacCTGCGCCTGTCCTACTGTGGACCCGGGTCCCTGGCCATCCCCACCCAGTACCTGGCCCTGTTCGGTCTCCGTAGGCTGAGGGTCCACAGCGCTGCCCAGGGTGCCCCACACCCGGAGCAGGTCCTCACAATCGCCTCTGGGACTGAGGATATAGACGGGATGGGGTCCCTAGCCTCCACTGACCCCTCGTCTATCCTCCATGTCTCCTTCCTGGATGTAGCGTTGCTTAATGGCTTATCGTCCCTAAAGGCCTACAGTGTGAGCGCCCCTCCCATGCCCACCCTCTCCCAGTACTTCCCCCACCTGCCCCTGTACCCCTCCACCACCTTGGACCAgcacctgtacccctccacccctctggaCCAGCCCCCAGACCCCCAACAGGACTGCCTCTTCACCTTCATCTACTAG